From the genome of Triticum aestivum cultivar Chinese Spring chromosome 3B, IWGSC CS RefSeq v2.1, whole genome shotgun sequence, one region includes:
- the LOC123068153 gene encoding transcription factor bHLH168, whose amino-acid sequence MKSRRQNGRGGAAAGAMALDGSHHTTSSGCGAGGVGGGGGCSKMERKEVEKNRRLHMKGLCLKLSSLLPASSSDHHLRHYSTSSSSSPPSSSKDAATQLDQLDSAAAYINQLRGRIDDLKRRKQAALSGGCSSSVSAGDYKPQTTASLPVIEVRHQDGTLDVALASEAGRPFRLHEVMAVLEQEGAEVISASFSVVGDKIFYTVHSQALCPRIGLDAGRVAQRLRGLAAAATVSSLLT is encoded by the exons ATGAAGAGCAGGAGGCAGAACGGCCGCGGAGGAGCCGCCGCCGGCGCCATGGCGCTGGACGGGAGCCACCACACCACAAGCAGCGGCTGCGGCGCCGGTggggtaggaggaggaggaggttgcagcAAGATGGAGCGCAAGGAGGTGGAGAAGAACCGGCGGCTGCACATGAAGGGCCTCTGCCTCAagctctcctccctcctccccgccTCCTCCTCagaccaccacctccgccattattccacttcttcctcttcctcgccgCCCTCCAGCAGCAAG GACGCGGCGACGCAGCTGGATCAGCTGGACAGCGCGGCGGCCTACATCAACCAGCTCCGGGGCCGCATCGACGACCTCAAGCGCCGCAAGCAGGCCGCCCTCTCCGGCGGCTGCTCATCCTCCGTCTCCGCCGGCGACTACAAGCCACAGACTACGGCGTCGCTGCCGGTGATCGAGGTTAGGCACCAGGACGGGACTCTGGACGTGGCGCTGGCGAGCGAGGCCGGGCGGCCCTTCCGGTTGCACGAGGTGATGGCGGTGCTTGAGCAGGAGGGCGCTGAGGTGATCAGCGCCAGCTTCTCCGTGGTGGGCGACAAGATCTTCTACACGGTCCACTCGCAGGCGCTCTGCCCCCGCATCGGCCTCGACGCCGGCCGCGTCGCCCAGAGGCTGCGCGGCCTcgccgcagccgccaccgtctcgTCCCTCCTGACATGA
- the LOC123068154 gene encoding transcription factor bHLH168, whose product MKSRRQSGRGGAMVADGGCKMERKDVEKNRRLHMKGLCLKLSSLVPASSSSDHHLRHYSSSPPSSNKDAATQLDQLDSAAAYIKQLRGRIDDLKRRKQAALSGGTAGCSSSVSAGDYKAQTTSLPVIEVRHHDGTLDVALVSEVGRPFRLHEVIAVLEQEGAEVVSASFSVVGDKIFYTLHSQAFCPRIGLDARRVDQRLRGLAAAATISSSVLLT is encoded by the exons atgaagagCAGGAGGCAGAGCGGCCGCGGAGGAGCCATGGTCGCCGACGGGGGCTGCAAGATGGAGCGCAAGGACGTGGAGAAGAACCGCAGGCTGCACATGAAGGGCCTCTGCCTCAAGCTCTCCTCCCTCgttccggcctcctcctcctctgaccACCACCTCAGACACTAttcttcctcgccgccgtccaGCAACAAG GACGCGGCGACGCAGCTGGACCAGCTGGACAGCGCGGCGGCCTACATCAAGCAGCTCCGGGGCCGGATCGACGACCTCAAGCGCCGCAAGCAGGCCGCCCTCTCCGGCGGCACCGCCGGCTGCTCATCCTCCGTCTCCGCCGGCGACTACAAGGCACAGACGACTTCGCTGCCGGTGATCGAGGTGCGGCACCACGACGGAACTCTGGACGTGGCGCTGGTGAGCGAGGTCGGGCGGCCGTTCCGGCTGCACGAGGTGATCGCCGTGTTGGAGCAGGAGGGCGCCGAGGTAGTCAGCGCCAGCTTCTCCGTCGTCGGCGACAAGATCTTCTACACGCTCCACTCCCAGGCGTTCTGCCCACGCATCGGCCTCGACGCCCGCCGCGTCGACCAACGGCTCCGCGGCCTCGCCGCAGCAGCCACCATCTCGTCGTCGGTCCTCCTCACATGA